Proteins encoded by one window of Erwinia pyrifoliae DSM 12163:
- a CDS encoding helix-turn-helix domain-containing protein — protein MNIYTQKLSSRKKVVLVTDDRYFYLGIKSASMSNLAITALGFDRFMDESVSADALVVVDMLSWAFFKPSNETSFYEKMIKNKKPEDVVMLTSNIFQEVITDMLYPGLCKVDRKLSLSFFSELSANKIRRNSARWCPAFAKKRGLTNREMNIILELFRGGKEDEISMQLNICQKTVSAHKLSALSKVGCKNISHFFLLGRPFYRDLKFLLSPRRNSLSGEGFSVSQ, from the coding sequence ATGAATATTTACACTCAAAAGTTGTCTTCGCGAAAAAAGGTCGTTTTAGTAACGGACGATCGCTATTTTTATTTAGGCATTAAGTCCGCCAGCATGAGTAATTTGGCAATAACAGCTCTGGGGTTTGACAGGTTCATGGATGAAAGCGTCAGTGCAGATGCACTGGTAGTAGTAGATATGCTCTCATGGGCTTTTTTCAAACCAAGCAATGAAACGTCTTTTTATGAAAAAATGATAAAAAATAAAAAACCTGAAGATGTGGTTATGCTGACGTCAAATATCTTCCAGGAGGTCATAACAGACATGCTTTATCCCGGTTTATGCAAAGTTGACAGGAAGTTGAGTCTGTCATTTTTCTCAGAATTGTCTGCAAATAAAATCAGAAGGAATTCTGCCAGGTGGTGCCCTGCTTTTGCAAAGAAACGTGGCCTGACAAACAGGGAAATGAATATTATTCTTGAGCTTTTCAGGGGCGGTAAAGAAGATGAAATTAGTATGCAGCTAAATATTTGTCAAAAAACAGTCAGTGCTCATAAATTATCAGCCTTGTCTAAAGTAGGTTGCAAGAATATTTCTCATTTCTTTCTACTGGGCAGGCCGTTCTACAGGGATCTCAAGTTCTTGTTAAGCCCACGCAGAAATAGTCTCTCTGGAGAGGGGTTTTCCGTGTCTCAATAA
- the cas3f gene encoding type I-F CRISPR-associated helicase Cas3f → MNILLIAQCNKRALEDSRRILDQFAERKGDRSWQTAITQQGLLTLRKLLRKTARRNTAVACHWIKSNGQSELLWIVGNLRRFNAQGAVPTHTTSRDVLKSADENSWHSVEAVSLLAAIAGLFHDFGKANSLFQQMLVGKKGVKSFQPYRHEWVSLRLFCAWVAGRDDRAWIAALSDIGPQDEQAMLAGLQKDGLMPTKNPFDPLPPVARVVAWLILSHHRMPVYPKKDDLPPQMTWLPPELEHCDGWLTRELDALWNALNHHHDWKPAELQAQWQFPQGTPMQSGRWCGKARKMAQRLLAQPAWLAQIDINQRFSCHMARLALMLADHVYSRQAATPGWQDADCLPYANTDNGRPKQRLDEHNIGVAQNALLLARSLPHLRKTLPAIARHKGFKKRSENSTFRWQDNAWQATCNLRDRAFQQGFFGINMASTGCGKTFANARIMYALSDEQKGCRFAVALGLRTLTLQTGDALREKLKLEQDDLAVLVGSQAVTQLHQQAKDSPTPPVPGSESAAPLPEENQYVSYEGSLDDGRLSRWLKDSPRINKLLSAPVLVTTIDHLIGATEGLRGGKQIAPMLRLLTSDLVLDEPDDFDIEDQHALCRLVNWAGMLGSRVLLSSATLPPALVLALYNAYRSGREVFQHACGLPVDGNICCAWFDENAVLTEDLRLPQEFMQQHQEFVARRVSWLAKQPVLRRGWIAPVAPPARDDGTIYRHMAQVILQSMMTLHHAHHQRHPVSGKTISTGVIRLANINPLVAVAQQLLATGAAEDTHIHYCVYHSQHPLAMRSHFEQRLDATLTRHQPEAIWQVAEIAEALEQHPQQHHLFVVLATSVAEVGRDHDYDWAIAEPSSMRSLIQLAGRVQRHRQQEAQSENIHMLQQNIRSLKARDSQKPAYCQPGFEHKDYMLASHDLQQILDKEQYQTISAIPRIQQRREAKKRQPFTNLADLEHQRLMVELQGKQDKKDKQVKQDKPLPYCAALWWREQASWCGEMQRHKPFRQSQPEDMHFMLIAEEGDQPEIWQPDDGPSGRKQSMMTYPDLTFAAGISAWIAPDYQQVWQQLADSLTMELEEVSLRFGEIMLRSGRDDEIWHFHPLLGVFKAQ, encoded by the coding sequence ATGAATATTTTATTGATCGCCCAGTGTAACAAACGTGCGCTGGAAGACAGCCGCCGTATTCTCGATCAGTTTGCCGAACGTAAAGGCGACCGCAGCTGGCAAACGGCAATCACTCAGCAAGGATTGCTGACGCTGCGTAAGCTGCTGCGCAAAACCGCGCGGCGTAATACCGCCGTGGCCTGCCACTGGATTAAAAGCAACGGTCAGAGCGAACTGCTGTGGATTGTTGGCAACCTGCGCCGTTTTAACGCGCAAGGCGCGGTGCCTACGCATACCACCTCGCGTGATGTGCTGAAAAGCGCTGATGAAAACAGTTGGCACAGCGTGGAGGCTGTCAGCCTGCTGGCCGCTATTGCCGGGCTGTTTCATGATTTTGGTAAGGCCAACAGTCTGTTTCAGCAGATGCTTGTCGGGAAAAAAGGGGTAAAAAGCTTTCAGCCTTACCGCCATGAGTGGGTTTCGCTGCGGCTGTTCTGTGCCTGGGTCGCGGGGCGTGACGATCGGGCGTGGATCGCCGCCCTTAGTGACATTGGGCCACAGGATGAGCAGGCGATGCTGGCCGGGTTGCAGAAAGACGGTTTGATGCCAACCAAAAATCCTTTTGACCCCTTACCGCCGGTAGCTCGCGTGGTGGCGTGGCTGATCCTCTCACATCACCGTATGCCGGTTTACCCGAAAAAGGATGATTTACCGCCGCAGATGACCTGGCTGCCACCGGAACTGGAACACTGCGATGGCTGGCTGACCAGGGAGCTGGATGCGCTGTGGAATGCCCTCAATCATCATCATGACTGGAAACCCGCCGAACTTCAGGCGCAGTGGCAGTTCCCGCAGGGAACGCCGATGCAAAGCGGCCGCTGGTGCGGCAAAGCGCGTAAGATGGCACAGCGCCTGCTGGCCCAGCCGGCATGGCTGGCACAAATCGATATCAATCAGCGCTTCAGCTGCCATATGGCGCGGCTGGCATTAATGCTGGCCGATCACGTTTACTCTCGGCAAGCGGCCACGCCGGGCTGGCAGGACGCGGACTGTCTGCCGTATGCCAATACCGACAACGGCAGGCCGAAGCAGCGGCTGGATGAGCATAACATTGGCGTGGCGCAAAATGCCCTGCTGCTGGCGCGCAGCCTGCCGCATTTACGCAAAACCCTGCCGGCGATCGCCCGCCATAAGGGATTTAAAAAACGCAGTGAGAACTCAACATTCCGCTGGCAGGATAACGCCTGGCAGGCGACCTGCAATCTGCGCGATCGTGCCTTTCAACAGGGTTTTTTCGGCATCAATATGGCCTCGACCGGCTGCGGTAAAACCTTTGCCAATGCGCGCATTATGTATGCACTGTCCGATGAGCAAAAAGGGTGTCGCTTTGCGGTGGCGCTGGGCTTGCGAACCCTGACGCTGCAAACCGGCGATGCGCTGCGTGAAAAGCTGAAGCTGGAACAGGACGATCTGGCGGTACTGGTGGGTTCACAGGCGGTGACGCAGCTGCATCAGCAGGCTAAAGATAGCCCCACGCCGCCTGTCCCCGGTAGCGAGTCGGCCGCACCGCTGCCGGAGGAAAACCAGTACGTCAGCTACGAAGGCAGCCTTGATGACGGGCGCTTAAGCCGCTGGCTAAAGGATAGCCCCCGGATAAATAAACTGCTGAGCGCCCCGGTACTGGTTACTACTATCGATCATTTAATCGGCGCGACCGAAGGGCTGCGCGGTGGCAAGCAGATAGCGCCAATGCTGAGACTGCTAACCTCGGATCTGGTGCTCGACGAACCGGATGATTTTGATATCGAGGATCAGCACGCGCTGTGCCGACTGGTGAACTGGGCGGGTATGCTGGGTTCGCGCGTACTGCTCTCCTCGGCAACCCTGCCGCCCGCGCTGGTGCTGGCGCTGTATAACGCTTACCGCAGCGGGCGCGAGGTTTTCCAGCACGCCTGTGGCCTGCCCGTCGACGGCAATATTTGCTGCGCATGGTTTGATGAAAATGCGGTGCTTACAGAGGATCTGCGCCTGCCGCAAGAGTTTATGCAACAGCATCAAGAGTTTGTTGCGAGGCGGGTCAGCTGGCTGGCTAAGCAGCCGGTACTGAGGCGTGGCTGGATAGCGCCGGTGGCTCCCCCCGCCCGTGATGATGGGACAATTTACCGCCATATGGCGCAGGTGATTTTGCAGTCGATGATGACGCTGCATCATGCTCACCATCAGCGCCATCCGGTTTCGGGCAAGACGATATCGACAGGCGTGATCCGTCTCGCCAATATCAATCCGCTGGTGGCGGTGGCTCAGCAGCTGCTGGCGACCGGGGCGGCGGAAGATACCCATATCCACTACTGTGTTTATCATAGCCAGCACCCGCTGGCGATGCGTTCGCATTTTGAACAGCGGCTGGATGCCACCTTAACCCGCCATCAGCCCGAGGCGATCTGGCAGGTGGCGGAGATCGCCGAAGCGCTGGAACAACATCCGCAGCAGCATCATCTGTTTGTGGTGTTGGCGACCTCGGTAGCGGAAGTGGGCCGCGATCACGACTACGACTGGGCGATTGCCGAACCCAGCTCGATGCGCTCGCTGATCCAGCTGGCGGGCAGGGTACAGCGCCATCGTCAGCAGGAAGCACAGAGCGAAAATATCCATATGTTGCAGCAGAATATTCGCTCATTAAAGGCGCGGGATAGCCAAAAGCCTGCTTACTGCCAACCGGGGTTTGAGCACAAAGACTATATGCTGGCGAGCCACGATTTACAGCAGATTCTGGACAAAGAACAGTATCAGACAATCAGCGCCATCCCACGTATTCAGCAGCGCCGGGAGGCGAAGAAACGCCAACCCTTTACTAATCTGGCCGATCTGGAACACCAACGGCTGATGGTGGAATTGCAGGGAAAGCAGGACAAGAAGGACAAGCAGGTAAAGCAGGATAAGCCGCTGCCATACTGCGCCGCGTTGTGGTGGCGCGAACAGGCCAGCTGGTGCGGTGAAATGCAGCGGCATAAGCCGTTTCGTCAGTCGCAGCCTGAGGATATGCACTTTATGCTGATAGCTGAGGAGGGTGATCAGCCAGAAATATGGCAGCCTGACGATGGCCCGTCCGGGCGCAAACAGAGCATGATGACATATCCCGACCTGACGTTCGCCGCCGGGATCAGCGCCTGGATTGCCCCGGACTATCAGCAGGTCTGGCAGCAGCTGGCCGACAGCCTGACGATGGAGCTGGAGGAGGTCAGTCTGCGCTTTGGTGAAATTATGCTGCGGAGCGGCCGCGACGACGAAATATGGCATTTTCATCCGCTATTAGGCGTGTTTAAGGCGCAGTAG
- a CDS encoding BrnT family toxin, with protein sequence MDICYDPDKDVKNRRKHGYSLADSALLDWDEMVVYEDNRQPYDEIRLIGLTYGLARLGNRIFSVCFTEHEEVYRIISLRLATRKEIQRYAET encoded by the coding sequence ATGGATATCTGCTACGATCCTGACAAGGATGTGAAAAACAGACGTAAGCACGGCTATTCGCTTGCCGACAGCGCCTTGCTGGACTGGGATGAGATGGTCGTATATGAAGATAATCGGCAGCCTTATGATGAGATCCGGTTGATTGGTTTAACCTATGGCCTTGCCCGGCTGGGTAACAGAATTTTTTCCGTCTGTTTTACCGAGCATGAAGAGGTTTACCGGATAATCAGTTTGCGCCTTGCCACCAGGAAGGAGATTCAGCGTTATGCCGAAACTTAA
- the csy2 gene encoding type I-F CRISPR-associated protein Csy2, with translation MSALIVLRHLRVENANAIAGLTWGFPAITHFLGFTHALSRKLQQSHNITLSGCGVICHQQQVHAYTSGQDYWFALTRNPLTKEAKIAAFNEEGRMHMTVSLLVECHGSIVGGEQGAAELMQTLANLCQRFRLAGGTVTSVGQVQISGWPQDDGETRRIMRRLLPGFALLDRSALLAAHHSQPPQAEMLDTWLDFAALKMQADDGATPADGNVQWQYQPKPGTGYLVPLMTGYRAISPLCPPGEVANSRDNETPFRFTEAVYGVGEWRGLHRIDDLRHLLWRYHHQDEYYLCRSEETACDQDYPDDDEDDDINYN, from the coding sequence ATGAGCGCGCTGATTGTCTTACGCCATCTGCGGGTGGAAAACGCCAATGCCATTGCCGGCCTGACCTGGGGCTTTCCGGCCATCACTCATTTCCTCGGCTTTACCCATGCCTTATCGCGCAAGCTACAGCAGAGCCACAATATCACCCTGTCCGGCTGCGGGGTGATTTGCCATCAGCAGCAGGTGCATGCCTATACATCAGGGCAAGACTACTGGTTTGCCCTCACCCGTAATCCATTGACCAAAGAAGCAAAAATCGCCGCCTTTAATGAAGAGGGGCGGATGCATATGACGGTTTCGCTGCTGGTGGAGTGCCACGGCAGCATTGTCGGTGGCGAACAGGGGGCAGCAGAGCTGATGCAAACGCTGGCTAATCTGTGCCAGCGTTTCCGGCTGGCTGGCGGTACGGTCACCTCGGTCGGCCAGGTGCAGATAAGCGGCTGGCCGCAGGATGACGGTGAGACGCGCAGAATAATGCGCCGCCTGCTGCCCGGTTTCGCCTTGCTGGATCGCTCCGCGCTGCTGGCGGCACATCATAGCCAGCCGCCGCAGGCGGAGATGCTGGATACCTGGCTTGATTTTGCCGCCTTAAAAATGCAGGCGGATGACGGGGCCACGCCAGCGGACGGCAACGTGCAGTGGCAATACCAGCCGAAACCCGGCACCGGCTATCTGGTGCCGCTGATGACCGGCTATCGCGCCATCTCGCCGCTCTGTCCGCCGGGAGAGGTGGCCAACAGCCGGGATAACGAAACGCCGTTTCGTTTTACCGAGGCCGTGTACGGCGTGGGCGAGTGGCGCGGGCTGCACCGCATTGATGATTTACGCCATCTGCTGTGGCGCTATCACCATCAGGACGAGTATTACCTGTGCCGCAGCGAAGAAACAGCGTGCGACCAGGATTATCCTGACGACGATGAAGATGATGACATCAACTACAACTAA
- a CDS encoding BrnA antitoxin family protein produces the protein MPKLKPGTVFPSAEEDAKIYAAVADDEDSMLLEDPQLKLTPLKKRGRPQKAQPKIAVSVRYTPEVISAFKASGAGWQTRMDVALQDWLKTHRPTEIKL, from the coding sequence ATGCCGAAACTTAAGCCGGGAACCGTCTTCCCCAGCGCAGAAGAAGACGCAAAAATTTATGCCGCCGTGGCGGATGATGAAGACAGCATGCTGCTGGAAGATCCGCAGCTGAAACTGACGCCGTTGAAAAAGCGCGGTCGTCCGCAAAAAGCACAGCCGAAGATTGCGGTAAGCGTGCGCTATACGCCAGAGGTGATCAGCGCGTTTAAAGCATCAGGCGCGGGCTGGCAAACGCGGATGGATGTGGCGCTACAGGACTGGTTAAAGACCCATCGGCCAACAGAAATAAAACTTTGA
- the cas6f gene encoding type I-F CRISPR-associated endoribonuclease Cas6/Csy4, which translates to MDHYQDIRVRVDEENGEAVLLAQVFMHLHQVLMRAANGRIGISFPNVKRTLGDRIRLHGTLDDLSALQQSGWNKCLRDYIACSDIAPVPKGAAWRTVRRVQVKSSAERLRRRSVNKGWLSEQEAAERISVLNEQRSNLPFLQIKSGSNGQAWRLFIEHGSLVSAPSDGSFSSYGLSAAATIPWF; encoded by the coding sequence ATGGATCATTATCAGGATATTCGCGTGCGGGTGGATGAGGAGAACGGTGAAGCGGTGCTGCTGGCACAGGTATTTATGCATCTGCATCAGGTACTGATGCGGGCGGCGAATGGCCGTATCGGTATCAGCTTCCCCAATGTAAAGCGGACGCTGGGCGACCGCATCCGGCTGCACGGCACGCTGGATGATTTAAGCGCACTACAGCAAAGCGGCTGGAATAAGTGTCTTAGGGATTATATCGCCTGTAGCGATATCGCCCCGGTTCCGAAGGGGGCGGCGTGGCGCACCGTCCGGCGCGTCCAGGTGAAAAGTAGCGCTGAACGCCTGCGCCGCCGTTCGGTAAATAAAGGCTGGCTAAGCGAACAGGAAGCCGCAGAGCGAATCAGCGTACTCAACGAGCAGCGCAGTAATTTGCCGTTTTTGCAGATAAAGAGTGGTTCTAATGGTCAGGCCTGGCGGCTGTTTATTGAACATGGCTCGCTGGTATCTGCCCCCAGCGATGGCAGCTTTAGTTCCTATGGGTTAAGCGCCGCTGCTACCATCCCCTGGTTTTGA
- a CDS encoding cystathionine gamma-synthase family protein, translated as MSSSHSKKTHIGQRELQPETQMLNYGYDPALSEGAVKPPVFLTSTFVFNSAEEGRDFFDYVSGRREPPAGEGNGLVYSRFNHPNSEIVEDRLAIYERSESAALFSSGMSAIATTLLTFVRPGDAILHSQPLYGGSETLLGKTFGNLGVAAVGFADGIDEASVQAAADKALAKGRVSAILIESPANPTNSLVDIALMKRVADRIERQQQHRPVIACDNTLLGPLFSRPLEHGADISLYSLTKYVGGHSDLIAGAAMGNQALIRQVKALRSAIGTQLDPHSSWMIGRSLETLALRMERAGDNAAAVAEFLRSHPQVEQIHYLPFLCPDSAAGKIYSAQCSGAGSTFSFDICGGQDAAFRFLNGLQLFKLAVSLGGTESLASHPASTTHSGVDAAVRERIGIKASTIRLSIGIENKDDLIEDLRLALNK; from the coding sequence ATGTCTTCCTCACATTCAAAAAAAACCCATATTGGCCAGCGCGAACTTCAGCCTGAAACCCAGATGCTGAATTACGGCTATGACCCGGCGTTATCCGAAGGCGCGGTTAAACCGCCGGTATTTCTGACTTCAACTTTCGTATTCAACAGTGCTGAAGAAGGGCGCGATTTCTTTGACTATGTGTCCGGAAGACGTGAACCGCCTGCCGGAGAGGGCAACGGGCTGGTCTATTCGCGTTTTAATCATCCCAACAGCGAAATTGTTGAGGACCGGCTGGCTATCTATGAACGCAGCGAAAGCGCGGCGCTGTTCTCGTCCGGCATGTCCGCTATCGCCACTACGTTATTAACTTTTGTCCGGCCCGGTGACGCCATCCTGCATTCGCAGCCGCTGTACGGGGGTAGCGAGACGCTGCTCGGTAAAACCTTCGGCAACCTCGGCGTTGCCGCCGTCGGCTTTGCCGACGGAATCGATGAAGCTTCAGTGCAGGCTGCGGCAGATAAAGCGCTGGCAAAGGGGCGCGTATCGGCGATCCTGATTGAGTCCCCTGCTAATCCGACCAACAGCCTGGTGGATATCGCCTTAATGAAGCGCGTGGCCGATCGTATTGAACGGCAGCAGCAGCACCGTCCGGTGATCGCCTGCGATAATACCCTGCTCGGCCCGCTATTCTCTCGCCCGCTGGAACACGGCGCGGATATCTCGCTCTACTCGCTGACCAAGTATGTGGGTGGCCACTCGGATCTGATTGCCGGGGCGGCGATGGGCAATCAGGCGTTGATCCGTCAGGTGAAGGCACTGCGCAGCGCTATCGGTACGCAGCTCGACCCGCACTCCAGCTGGATGATTGGACGCTCGCTGGAAACCCTGGCGCTGCGCATGGAGCGCGCTGGCGACAATGCTGCTGCGGTGGCGGAGTTCCTGCGTAGCCATCCTCAGGTCGAACAGATCCACTATCTGCCGTTCCTCTGTCCAGACTCTGCGGCAGGTAAAATTTACAGCGCCCAGTGCAGCGGTGCCGGGTCGACTTTTTCTTTTGATATCTGCGGCGGTCAGGATGCAGCATTCCGCTTCCTCAACGGCCTGCAGCTTTTTAAGCTGGCCGTCAGTCTGGGTGGCACCGAGTCCCTTGCCAGCCACCCCGCCAGCACGACCCATTCGGGGGTAGATGCGGCGGTGCGTGAACGAATTGGTATTAAAGCCTCCACCATTCGTTTGTCGATTGGCATTGAGAATAAGGATGATTTAATCGAGGATCTGCGGCTGGCGCTGAATAAGTAA
- the csy3 gene encoding type I-F CRISPR-associated protein Csy3 — protein MAKSAIKTASVLAFERKLSNSDAIMLAGKWQDEQNWTPIKIQEKAVRGTISNRLKNAIASDPLKLDAEIQKPNLQRVDVAALPYNCDSLKVCFTLRVLSGLATPAVCNDRAYQAALAAVIDGYIARHGFSTLAARYAENIANGRFLWRNRLGAGRIAVQVTSGEKCWQFDSYDYSLQAFSQPQGDLLELAQAIEQGLSGNSFALFNVEARVYLGNGQEVFPSQELVLDGNSKKSKLLYQIDGTAAIHSQKIGNALRTIDSWYPDADELDEGPISVEPYGSVTSRGIAYRQPIKKMDFYNLLDNWVTKDKEPDTEQQHYVMAILIRGGVFGEKSE, from the coding sequence ATGGCTAAATCAGCTATTAAAACCGCCTCCGTGCTGGCCTTCGAGCGCAAGTTATCTAACTCTGATGCCATTATGCTGGCTGGCAAATGGCAGGACGAGCAAAACTGGACGCCGATAAAAATTCAGGAGAAAGCGGTGCGCGGCACCATCTCCAACCGCCTGAAAAACGCCATCGCCAGCGATCCGCTAAAACTGGATGCGGAGATCCAAAAACCGAATCTTCAGAGGGTTGATGTGGCCGCGCTGCCTTATAACTGCGACAGCTTAAAAGTCTGCTTTACCCTGCGGGTGCTGAGCGGCCTTGCCACACCGGCGGTATGTAACGACAGGGCGTACCAGGCAGCGCTGGCTGCGGTGATTGACGGCTATATTGCCCGGCACGGCTTCAGCACGCTGGCCGCGCGCTACGCTGAAAACATCGCTAACGGGCGCTTCTTATGGCGCAACCGCCTGGGTGCCGGGCGAATTGCGGTGCAGGTGACCAGCGGCGAAAAATGCTGGCAGTTTGACAGCTATGACTACAGTCTGCAGGCATTCAGTCAGCCACAGGGAGATTTACTGGAGCTGGCACAGGCGATTGAACAGGGGCTGAGCGGTAACAGCTTTGCGCTGTTTAACGTTGAGGCCCGGGTGTATCTCGGCAACGGTCAGGAGGTCTTCCCTTCGCAGGAGCTGGTGCTGGATGGCAACAGTAAAAAAAGCAAGCTTCTCTACCAGATTGACGGCACGGCGGCCATCCACTCGCAGAAAATTGGCAATGCGCTGCGCACCATCGATAGCTGGTATCCGGACGCGGATGAACTGGATGAAGGGCCGATCTCCGTTGAACCTTATGGCTCGGTGACCAGCCGGGGCATCGCTTACCGTCAGCCGATAAAGAAAATGGATTTTTATAACCTGCTGGATAACTGGGTGACCAAAGATAAAGAACCGGATACGGAGCAGCAGCACTACGTGATGGCTATTTTGATCCGTGGTGGCGTATTCGGTGAGAAAAGCGAGTAG
- the csy1 gene encoding type I-F CRISPR-associated protein Csy1, translated as MLRETLASFITSYIAARKTAKLEAFDKESAKKLAALASEDQISVLRQQLQQQRAELEQKYQPQAWLSDAASRAGQINLVTHAAKFTHSDARGSSIFASSSVQHEMYLSTAALQKPALDVVGNAAILDVAKLLQTEVEGNSLIASLQRGDYSALESLTDNPELCASWVNGFKQVLVDRQPASHKLAKQIYFPIADGQYHLLSPLFSSALAHALNQRIISAKFSEEAKTARAALKAKSWHDGPVVAYPGTAITQFGGTKPQNISYLNSVRGGKVWLLPCAPPVWQTQSQPPSQHKSIFNFSNDFSRQSWPVIQRLKHFLRRVKTLDSTLDIRQQRLAMTDEIIDILFNYVAGLQNQTDLRGWSAHPDCVLKRSQQLWLDPWRSQDDAEFQFEREGGDWKNEVARDFGHWLSRHLHSDKLNMGETERRHFSTAPLFKQRLRELEKDLAEDLS; from the coding sequence ATGCTGCGAGAGACCTTAGCGTCTTTTATCACCAGCTATATTGCCGCCCGGAAAACGGCAAAGCTGGAAGCTTTCGATAAAGAGAGCGCGAAAAAACTGGCCGCGTTAGCGTCAGAGGATCAAATCAGCGTACTGCGCCAGCAGCTTCAGCAGCAGCGTGCCGAGCTGGAGCAAAAGTACCAGCCGCAGGCCTGGCTTAGCGATGCCGCCAGCCGCGCCGGGCAGATCAACCTGGTCACCCACGCGGCAAAATTTACCCATAGCGATGCCCGCGGCAGCAGCATATTTGCCAGCAGCAGTGTCCAGCATGAAATGTATCTCTCCACCGCAGCCCTGCAAAAACCGGCGCTTGATGTCGTTGGAAACGCGGCAATTCTTGACGTTGCCAAACTGCTGCAAACTGAGGTGGAAGGGAACTCATTAATTGCCAGCCTGCAACGCGGCGACTACTCCGCGCTGGAGTCGCTGACCGATAACCCGGAACTGTGCGCCAGCTGGGTCAATGGATTTAAGCAGGTGCTGGTTGACCGCCAGCCGGCCAGCCATAAGCTGGCCAAACAGATCTACTTTCCCATTGCTGACGGGCAGTATCATCTGCTCAGCCCGCTGTTCTCTTCCGCGCTGGCTCATGCCCTGAATCAACGTATTATCAGCGCCAAATTTAGTGAAGAAGCCAAAACGGCGCGAGCCGCCCTGAAGGCGAAAAGCTGGCATGACGGCCCGGTAGTTGCTTATCCGGGCACCGCCATCACCCAGTTTGGCGGCACCAAGCCGCAGAATATTTCCTATTTAAACAGCGTGCGCGGCGGGAAAGTCTGGTTATTGCCCTGTGCGCCGCCGGTGTGGCAAACCCAGAGTCAGCCGCCGTCACAGCACAAATCGATCTTTAACTTTTCCAACGACTTTTCCCGCCAGTCCTGGCCGGTTATTCAGCGACTGAAGCACTTTTTACGCAGGGTCAAAACGCTGGACAGTACGCTGGACATTCGCCAGCAGCGCCTGGCGATGACCGATGAGATTATCGATATCCTGTTTAACTATGTGGCCGGGTTGCAAAACCAGACGGATCTGCGTGGCTGGAGCGCACATCCTGACTGCGTACTGAAACGTTCGCAGCAGCTGTGGCTTGACCCGTGGCGCAGCCAGGATGATGCGGAATTTCAGTTCGAGCGTGAGGGCGGCGACTGGAAAAACGAAGTGGCGCGCGATTTCGGCCACTGGCTAAGCCGTCATTTACACAGTGACAAGCTGAATATGGGCGAGACGGAACGCCGCCACTTCTCCACCGCTCCGCTGTTTAAGCAGCGGCTGCGCGAGCTGGAAAAAGACCTTGCGGAGGATCTGTCATGA
- the hpt gene encoding hypoxanthine phosphoribosyltransferase, protein MKHTVEVMISEAEIASRITELGKQISEHYRNSGSDMVLVGLLRGSFMFMADLCRAIDVSHEVDFMTASSYGNGTTSNRDVKILKDLDEDIRDKDVLIVEDIIDSGNTLSKVREILSLRGPKSMAICTLLDKPSRREVAVPVEYVGFAIPDEFVVGYGIDYAQRYRHLPYVGKVVLLDE, encoded by the coding sequence ATGAAACACACTGTTGAAGTTATGATCTCCGAAGCGGAGATCGCCTCCCGAATTACCGAGCTGGGCAAGCAAATCAGCGAACATTACCGCAACAGCGGCAGTGATATGGTGCTGGTTGGCCTGCTGCGTGGCTCGTTTATGTTTATGGCGGATCTTTGCCGCGCTATTGATGTTTCACACGAAGTCGATTTTATGACCGCTTCAAGCTACGGCAATGGCACCACCAGCAACCGCGATGTCAAAATCCTCAAAGATTTGGATGAAGATATTCGCGATAAGGATGTGCTGATCGTTGAGGATATTATTGATTCAGGTAATACGCTGAGCAAAGTGCGTGAGATCCTTAGCCTGCGCGGACCGAAATCGATGGCGATTTGTACCCTGCTGGATAAACCTTCAAGGCGCGAAGTGGCTGTGCCGGTAGAGTATGTTGGCTTTGCCATCCCTGACGAATTCGTCGTCGGTTACGGTATTGATTACGCCCAGCGCTATCGCCATTTGCCGTACGTCGGCAAAGTGGTGTTGCTGGACGAATAA